The following are encoded together in the Rhizobium tumorigenes genome:
- a CDS encoding twin transmembrane helix small protein — MSTFTYILAIIFMGLVAIVLVRGLFNMTRGDNPSLSNRLMQMRILLQAVAIILIMLTLWLTGGGRPT; from the coding sequence ATGTCTACTTTTACCTATATTCTTGCGATCATCTTCATGGGCCTCGTCGCCATCGTTCTGGTGCGCGGCCTGTTCAACATGACGCGCGGCGACAATCCAAGCCTGTCCAACCGGTTGATGCAGATGCGCATCCTCCTGCAGGCAGTAGCGATCATCCTGATCATGCTGACCCTGTGGCTGACCGGCGGCGGGCGACCTACCTGA